The Ciconia boyciana chromosome 22, ASM3463844v1, whole genome shotgun sequence genome has a window encoding:
- the C1QL1 gene encoding C1q-related factor, translating into MVLVLVVLIPVLVSSAGTDGRYEMLGTCRMVCEPYGPAAAPPPQPAERGPLPPPSTLVQGPQGKPGRPGKPGPPGPPGEPGPPGPAGARGEVGRPGPPGLPGPGATGAVSAATYSTVPRVAFYAGLKNPHEGYEVLKFDDVVTNLGNSYDAASGKFTCAIPGTYFFTYHVLMRGGDGTSMWADLCKNGQVRASAIAQDADQNYDYASNSVILHLDAGDEVFIKLDGGKAHGGNNNKYSTFSGFIIYSD; encoded by the exons atggtgctggtgctggtggtgctcaTCCCGGTGCTGGTGAGCTCCGCCGGTACCGACGGGCGGTACGAGATGCTGGGGACCTGCCGTATGGTCTGCGAGCCCtacggccccgccgccgcccccccgccgcaaCCGGCCGAACGcggccccctcccgccgccctcCACCCTGGTGCAAGGTCCCCAGGGCAAACCGGGGCGACCGGGGAAACCGGGACCACCGGGACCACCGGGAGAACCCGGACCACCGGGACCGGCGGGGGCACGGGGTGAAGTGGGACGACCGGGACCCCCGGGATTACCAGGACCGGGGGCTACGGGTGCGGTGAGCGCGGCTACCTATAGCACGGTGCCGCGCGTCGCCTTCTACGCCGGCCTCAAGAACCCCCACGAGGGCTACGAGGTCCTCAAGTTCGACGACGTGGTCACCAACCTGGGCAACAGCTACGACGCCGCCTCCGGCAAGTTCACCTGCGCCATCCCCGGCACCTACTTCTTCACCTACCACGTCCTCATGCGCGGCGGTGATGGCACCAGCATGTGGGCCGACCTCTGCAAGAACGGTCAG GTGCGGGCCAGCGCCATCGCACAGGACGCCGACCAGAACTACGACTACGCCAGCAACAGCGTCATCCTGCACCTGGACGCGGGGGACGAGGTCTTCATCAAGCTGGACGGGGGCAAAGCCCATGGCGGCAACAACAACAAGTACAGCACCTTCTCTGGCTTCATCATCTACTCGGACTGA